GAGTTCGAGGCGGCGGGCTACAAGCAGGGGCACGGCGTGGACCGGGCGTTCCTGGACAAGGCGCACGGGACGCAGAAGCAGGTGATGGAGCTGGAGACGGCGGACGGGCAGCTGCGGATGCTCGCGGGCACGCCGGACTCACTGCAGGACCTGATGTTGAGGGACCAGCTGCGGCGGGAGCAGGGACCGGGAGAGATTGTGGAGGCGCTCACGTCCGCGTGGCAGGCGGGGGACGCGGAGGGGATGGCGGGGTTGCTGCTGGAGGGAGCGAAGGATGAGACCTACCGGCCCGTATACGAGCGCGTGTTCTTCGAGCGCAACGTGCAGATGGCGGACCGGATGGAGGGGCTCTTGAGTGAGCCGCGCGTGCACCTGGTGGTGGTGGGCGCGGGGCACGTGGTGGGCGCGGAGGGCATCGTGGCGCTGCTGCAGAAGAAGGGGCACACGGTGCGGCAGCTGCCTCGGGATGCCGCGGTGGAGTGAGGCGCGGGGCGACACAGGAGTGAAGGTGGCGCCATTGGGCTTCAGTCACTCCAGCGCCTCCTTGATGTCCTCGGAGACGATGAGGGCGATGTCCCAGTCTTCCGTGCGGAAGACCTTGGCGTTGCCCACCTTCGACGTGTCGATGCGCATGTCATCCACGGCGTAGTACGTCCCCTCCTTCCCGCGCGGCGCGTGCTTGGGGTCCCAGAACTGCACCTTGGACGCCTGCTCATCGATGCAGCGGATGAGCTTCGTGGCCACCAGGATGATGAAGACATAAGGGTCCTCGACCTCATGCCCCTGCGAGTCCTGGGGATTTCCCAGGTACCAGCACCCTGCTCGGACGTCCTCGTTCAGCCTGAAGTAGCGCACCCGTGGCATGGTGAAGGGCGCAATAGCAGAGCGGTCCGACATGCGCGGCCGGTGTATATCCAGACACCCTCGTTTCACATTGGACCTTCACCCATTGTGAATCATTCTCATCTCCCTGGGAGACACCTTCGTCGTCCCTACAGGAGAGAGAACCCATGCAGAATCCTCGTCAGCTCGTCACCGCGGTCCTCGCCACCGCGCTCATCGGAACGGCCGCCTGGGCCGGAGAGAAGAGCGCCTATCCCGTCACGGTGTACACGGGGTCACGCGAGGCCTTCGGCTCGCTGGCCTCGACGCGCGACACCGCGGACTCCTTCCAGAAGCTCGGCTGTCAGGTGAACACCTCCAGCACGGGCTCGACGACCGTCTATTGCTACGCGCAGAGCGCCTCCGCCGTGGGCGCCTGCCTGTCGAGCAGCGCCGCGCTCGCGGAGGCCGCTCGCAGCATCCAAGGCGACTCGTACCTCTACTTCACCTGGGACGCCTCCGGCACCTGCACGCACATCAACGTCACCCACGGCTCCCAGTACGCCCCCAAGCAGCCCTGATTCCCTCGCCGCACTTGGGAGGATGTGAACCACCGCATCCTCCCACCGGAGCCCCGCCCATTGTCTCCCTGGATGAAAGCCCTGCTCATCGCCTCGCTCTGTCTGGGCCCCGTCCTGGGGTTCCTCGCGGGACGCGCCACTCAGGCTCCCGCCTCGACCGACCTGGAGCCCGTCCTGCGCGAGCTCGCCGCACAACGCGCGCTGCTCACGACGCTCCACGCTCCGCCGCCTCGTGCCCCAGTCGGAGGCAACCTCGACTCCGCCTGGCTCCGCGCGGAGATCACCGAGGCAGTGCGCGAGGCGCTCGAGGAGAAGCCCGCGCCGCCTGTCGAGGCCCCTCCTCCCGAGACCTCCGCGCAAGCGCTCGCGGCCCTCCAGGAGGGTCACAAGGTCATCGACAACGCCATCGCCTCCCGACGCTGGACGGACGAGGATGTCAGCGCACTGCGCCGCGCACTGCGCACCATGACCGCGCCACAGCAGGATGAGGTCGTCCGACGACTCGTCATCGCCCTCAACTCCAACACCCTCGAGGTGCGCACACACGGCGCTCCGTTCTGAGCCTCGCACGCCTCATCTTCTCGAAACGGAAGAGCCCTGAGTCTTCACTGATACACCCGACACGGATTCATTCTCAATCCCTGGCAATCCCGCGGCGAGCCCCAGGCGATGCACTCCAGACCCGGGGTGTCTCATGAAACCCTTGTCTGGATTTGTTTGCCTTCACGGACCGTGAACGCCATCCTGCCGCCCGGAGAGACATCTCGTTTCCTCCAGGAGAGACATCCATGACGAAGAACATCTCGAAGCTCGTGGGAATCGGCATCACCGCCCTCATCGGGACGGCGGCCTGGGCTGGCGCCAAGAACTACGACCCCGTCATCATCGACCTGGCAACGGACAGGGCCTCGGGCTCCCTGGGCGATGCTCGCAACAGCGCGGACACCCGGCAGTTCATCGGCTGCTCCATCACCACGACCGTGGGGAGCGCGCCCATCCTCGGCTGCTTCGCTTACGACGTCGCCGGTACCTACTTCGCATGTTCCTCGACCAACTCGGACCTGCTCGCGACAGCGCGCTCCATCACGACGGACTCGTTCATCTCGTTCAACCGGTACCCGGGGACGGCCACCTGCTCGGTCCTCAGCGTGGTCAACGCATCGCTGGGCGCGCCCAAGCAGCCGTAGCCTGAAGACAACTGTGGGGATGCGCGCCTCCATCGCGCGCGCATCCCCACGAGCAGCCGCCACGATGCCTCCCCCGTCCAAACCCCTCCTCGCGCTCCTCCTGCTGGGCACCTCCGCCACCGCGTTCCTCGCCGGACGGCAGACCGCCCCAGACACGAACGCGCGAATCCTCCAGGAGCTCGCGAGCCAGCGCGCCGTGCTCGACACGCTCCTGTCACGGACCTCCACACCCGACACGCGCTGCGCCATCGCCGCGTCGGGTGCCCCGGTGGCCGCAACCCCATCCACGCCACCCGCAGCGGCCCCCAGCGAGCCCTCCGCGGAGAACCTCGCGGCCGCCCAGGAGGGCCAACGGCTCATCGACGCCGCGCTCCGCGTCAAGCGCTGGACGAGCCAGGATGCCCAGGCCTTCCGCGTCGCGCTCGTCGACATGACGCCGGACCAGCGCACCGAGGCCCTGCGTCAACTCCTCACCACCATCAACAGCCAGGCGCTCCAGGTGCAGACCGGGGGCATGCCGTTCTGAGTTCGCGCCCCCCTCTGTCCTGCCCTGCTCGCCACGACTAATCTATCCATGCTTTTCGCGCATTTCGCGCGAAACCGTGGAGGTCGACATGCGAGCAATCTGGATGGGGATCCTGGCCCTCAGTCTGACGGCGTGCGGCGGCGTGGAGTCCGGCGAGGCACTGGATGTGGAGAACTCCTCCCAGGAGCGCTCCGCGCTCGGCCCTCCCTGTGAGGGCTACGTCGGCAAGACCTGCCGTCCAGGTCCTCTCGAAATCCTCTGCACCTGGAGCGATGGCGCCGAAGGCAACTGCTATTGCCAGTCCCCGCCGTTCAACAAGTGGGTCTGCGACTACAGCGGCTGATGTCTCCCAAGGTCTCCTCCTCGCGAGGGGAGGAGACCTTCCCCCAACCCCTGGAGCCCCCAATGCGAGCCATCCTGCCCCTGGCGCTCTCCCTCTACCTCGCGGCGTGCGGCGACGCGGTGGCGCCGCACGAAGACGTGTCCTCCGGTCCCCAGCAGCAGGACTCCGCACTGACCGAGAGCTGCGACGCCTTCGCCGGCACACCGTGCCGCCCCGGTGGCCCCGACTTCCTCTGCCTGTGGAGCCACGGCCCCGAGGGCTGGTGCTACTGCCACCCCGAGCCCTTCAACACCTGGACGTGCGAAGGGGCCTGAAGCCCGGGTCCCCCGCCGCGATGCGCAACACCCGGATTCGCCCGCGCGGGTAACGCCCTCGCCCACCGTGGCGACCGCGAGCCCCCCCAACGCCTGTCCGCTCCCCGGCACCCCGCGCGCAATCGAGCCCGCGGGGCCCCGTCCGCCCGTGAGCGAACGGACAGCCGAGCGACGTCCCGCGTCGTTCACCCTTGCACTTCCACCCCACTTGCTTATTTTGCACGCCAAATTTAATTTAGCTGTCGAAACCCCAAGGGACTTATAAAAATAAGGTCAGACCCGCCGATGCCCATGGATGAGCTCGATTTCCGCCTGGTGGACCTGCTGCAGCGCGATGGCCGCGCGACGCAGCTGGAGCTGTCACGCGCGGTGGGGCTGTCCCAGCCGGCGGTCGCCGAGCGCATCCGCAAGCTGGAGGAGCGGGGCGTCATCACCGGCTACGCGGCGCGCGTGGACGCGACGAAGCTGGGCAAGGACATCACCGCCTTCATCGGGGTGAGCATCGAACATCCGAAGTACTTCGAGGGCTTCGCCAAGAAGGTCCTCGCGCTGCCGGACGTGCTGGAGTGCCACCGCGTCGCCGGGCAGGACTCGTATCTGTTGAAGGTCAAGTCGGCCAACACGCGGACGCTGGATTCGCTCCTCGTGGAGACGCTGCGCACCATCGCCGGCGTCACCCGCACACAGACCGTCATCGTCCTGTCGTCCATCAAGGAGGACACGCACGTCCGCGTGCCTCCCGAGCTCGCCAAAGGAGAGTGAAAGATGAGCGCCGATGCCATGAGCGCACCCCTTCCCCCGCCGCCGGTCTGGCGACTCGCCCAACGCATGTCGCGCATCAAGACGTCCGCGGTGCGCGAAATCCTCAAGGTGGCCGAGCGGCCGGACATCCTGTCCTTCGCCGGCGGCCTGCCCGCCCCCGAGCTCTTCCCCGTCCAGGCCATCGCCCAGGCGCACGCCCAGGTCATGGCCGACGAGGGCCCCGCCGCGCTCCAGTACAGCACCACCGAGGGCTTCGGCCCCCTGCGCGAGTGGATCGCCGGCCACCTGGGCAAGAAGGGCCGCGTCTGCGAGGCCAACCAGGTCCTCATCACCAACGGCTCGCAGCAGGGCATCGACCTGGTCGCCAAGGTGCTGCTGGACCCCGGTGACCTGGTCATCGTGGAGAACCCCAGCTACCTGGCCGCGCTGCAGACCTTCGGCGGCTACGAGGCGAAGTTCGCCACCGTGGAGAGCGACGACCAGGGCATGCGCATGGATGACCTGGAGCGGGTGCTGGCCACGTGCAAGCCCAAGCTGCTCTACATCGTCGCCAACTTCCAGAACCCCAAGGGCACCACCCTGGCGCTGGAGCGCCGCAAGAAGCTGGTGGAGCTGGCCCAGCAGCACCGCTTCCTCATCCTCGAGGACGACCCGTACGGCGAGCTGCGCTTCCGCGGCGAGCACCTGCCGTCCCTGGCCGCGTTCGATGACCAGGGCGTCGTCGTCTCGCTGGGCACGTTCTCCAAGACGCTGGCCCCGGGCCTGCGCATCGGCTGGGTGGCGGGCCCGCGCGACTTCGTGCGCAGCCTCACCATCGCCAAGCAGTCCACGGACCTGCACACCGCCACCCTCGCCCAGCGCGCGGTGGCCCGGCTGCTCAGGGACTTCGACTACTACGCGCACCTGGACGCGCTCACGCCCGTGTACGGCCAGCGCGCCAACGCGATGCTGGACGCGCTCAAGGCCCACATGCCCCAGGGCACCAGCTGGACGCACCCCGAGGGCGGCATGTTCCTGTGGGCCCAGCTGCCACCGGGCCTGAGCGGGGACACGCTCCTGCCGCGCGCCATCGACCAGAAGGTGGCCTTCGTGCCGGGCAGCCCGTTCTTCGCCAGCGACCCGCGCTCGGAGTTCATCCGCCTCAACTACTCCAACCGCCCGCCCGAGCTCATCACCGAGGGCATGAAGCGGCTGGGTGGCGTCATCTCCGGCGCGCTGTAGACAGCGCCCCTGACACCTCGAGGCCGTGCCGCGCCGCGTCGGACACCCGACGCGGCGCTTTCGTTTCCGCTGAAGTTGAATGTCGATTCATGTTTCAACTTCTTCGGTGCTGGCCAGGGCGGGCCGGGTTGCGTAGCCTGCGCGGCGGGTTTCCCGGCGGCACGGGCCCGCAGGTGGGTTCCGCAAGGCCGCCCCAACACACCGGAGAGAGACAGACATGCAGCTCAAGGACCTGAAGGTGATTGTGACGGGCGGCGCCCAGGGCATGGGGGCGCACTTCGCGCAGCGGCTGATGGAGGCGGGCGCGCAGGTGGCGGTGGGCGACGTGGCCGAGGACAAGCTGGCGGCGCTGCCCGCGGGCATCCACCGGCGCAAGCTGGATGTGTCCTCGGAGGCGGACATCACGTCGTTCGTGGCCTGGGCGAACGAGGCCATGGGCGGGCTCAACGGCCTCATCAACAACGCGGGCATCCTGCGCGACGCGCTGCTGGTGAAGAAGGACCGGACGACGGGCGAGGTGAAGAAGCTGTCCACCGCGGACTGGAACGCCGTCGTCGGCGTCAACCTCACGGGCGCCACGCTGATGGTGCGCGAGGTGGTGGCGAAGATGGTGGAGACGGACCAGAAGCCCGGCGTCGTCGTGAACATGTCGTCCATCGCCCGGCACGGCAACCGCGGGCAGTCCAACTATGTGTCCGCGAAGGCGGCGCTGGCGGCGAACACGGTGACGTGGTCGCGCGAGTTCGGCCCGTTCGGCGTGCGCGTGGGCGCGGTGGCCCCGGGCATGATTGAGACGCCGATGACGCAGGGCATGAACCAGAAGGCCCGCGACGCGCTGGTCTCCGCCATCCCCGTGGGCCGCATCGGCCTGCCCGAGGACATCTGGCTGGCCGTGAAGTTCATCCTCGAATGTGACTACTTCAACGGCCGCACCATCGACGTCGACGGCGGCCTGAACTTCTAAGGCCCTCGCGGCGCTGGCGCGTCTCCTCGCGAGGAAGGCGCGCCGCACGCGCCGCTGCACGGCCACGCCTCGACGGAGGAGTGTCCCCGAGGCGTGCAGCCGGCTCCGCATGCGAAGGCGGACCTCGGCATCGAGGACCACGCCAGTGAGGTCGGACATCCCTCGCGGAAGAGGTGTCCCACCCTGGGCGGCAGCCCGGCTCCCCATGCAACGGCGGTCCTCGGCTTCGAGGACCGAGCCAGCGCGGTTGTTCATCCCCCCGGTGGCTCGCCTCCCCTTGCGCCGCTACCTGCGACTGGCGGCCTCGACCTTCGTCGGATGCAGCATCACCGGCTGGCCGGTGTAGAGCAGCTTGTAGGCGCCGTAGCTGCCGAGCACGTGCTTCACGTACTCGCGCGTCTCGTCGAACGCGATGTGCTCCACCCACTCGTCCAGCTCCGCCTGTGGCAGCGCCTGACGCCAGCGGTCCACCGCGTGCGGCCCCGCGTTGTACGCGGCCACCGCGTACGCGACGTTACCCCCGAAGCGGTGCAAGAGCTGCCCCAGGTACGCCGAGCCCAGCCGCACGTTCTGCGCGGGCTGCAGCAGGTTCGACTCGCCCACGTCCCCCAGCTTCAGCGCCTGCGCCACCTGCTTCGCCGTCGCCGGCATCAACTGCGCCAGCCCCAGCGCCCCCGTGGACGAGCGCGCCGTGGGACGGAAGCGGCTCTCCTCGCGGATGAGCCCCTGCATCAGGTCCGGGTCCACCTTGGACGCCTTCGAGTACCGCTGGATGACGTTGCGGAAGGCCAGGGGCCACGTCGCCTCCCACACCGGACGCGACTCGGGGCTGAGCGGACCCTGCACCTCGCGCCGCAGGGACTCGCGCGCCACCTGTCGCGCGGCCCGCTTGCGGCCCGTGCGCACCATCGTCTGGTAGAGCAGCCGCGCCGGCGCCTCCGACAACCCTCGCGAGTTCACCGCGAGCAGCTCTTCCGCCGCGCCCGGATGCCCCAGCCGCAGCAGCTCCACGCCCGCCGCGAAGCGCACGTCGTGGCGCAGCGGACCGGGCGGCAGCGGCCACACCTCGTCCGCGGGCTCCGCGTCCCCGCCCGTCCCGGGCTCCGGCGACAGGCGCCCCAGTCGCTCCGGGGCCAGCATCGCCAGCCGCGAGCGCGCCAGCATCCCGTACCAGGTCGCGGGCCGCTCGGTGGCCAGCTGCTCGTAGTCGTCGAGCGCGGTGGCGCTCGTCAGGGGCACCGGCTCGCGCACCCTCGCGCGCCAGTACCGAGCCCGCCACAGCGCCTCGTCCGTGCGTGACGCCGCGGGCAGCCGCTCCACCGCCTCGAGCGCCGACAGCGCCTCCGCCTTCGCCTCGCGCCGCGTGTGCAGCCAGAAGGCGCGGAAGAGCGCCTCCGACGCGAAGTTGCCCGCCGGGTAGCGCTCCGCCGTCTCCTGGTAGCGCGAGAGCGCCTCGTCCAGCTGCCCCGTGCGCTGCAGCAGCCACGCCTCGAAGAAGAGCGCGTCATCCGCGTACCCGTGCTCGGGGTAGTCGCGCGCGAGAGTGGCGTACGTGGTGATGGCCGACCTCGGGTCCACCACCGACTGCGAATAGCCCAGCACGTAGAGCGCCTGCGGCCGGTACTCCGCCGAGGTGCACTTCTCCACCACCGGCGTCAGCAGCTGGATGGCGCGGCGGTGCTGGCGCTCCTTGCGCAGCGCGCGCCCGAAGGCCAGGTGCGCCCGACACGACAGCTCGTCCGGCGGGTCGACCTGGGACATCACCCCCACGAGCAGCTCCGTCGCGGGCCCGTGGCGGTGCAGCTCCACCAGCGCCTCGCCCCGGCGCACCTTCCACTTGAGCGGCAGCGGCAGACCCTTGAGCCGCTCCTTCGCGCGCTGCGCCTCACGTGACAGGGGGCTCGTGGCCCACACCTCCAGCAGCGCGCGGTGCTCGACGTTGTAGAGCCCCTGGGCCCGCGCCAAATCACAGATGGCCAGCAGCGCCTTCATCCGCAGCGCGTCCGGCCCCCGCGCCTGACGACTGTCGATGAGCTCCTGCAGCGCCTGCAGCGCCCCCGGGATGTCCCGCTGCCGCTGCAACACGCGCGACAGGCTGAAGCGCGCCTCCGCGTACAACGGCGAGCCCGAGCTCACCTCGCGGTACTGCGAGGCGGCCAGCTCCAGCTTGCGCAGCTTCTCGTTCGCCTGCGCCGCCCACAACAGGCAGTGGTCCTTCAATGGCACATAG
The Myxococcus guangdongensis genome window above contains:
- a CDS encoding aminotransferase-like domain-containing protein, translating into MSADAMSAPLPPPPVWRLAQRMSRIKTSAVREILKVAERPDILSFAGGLPAPELFPVQAIAQAHAQVMADEGPAALQYSTTEGFGPLREWIAGHLGKKGRVCEANQVLITNGSQQGIDLVAKVLLDPGDLVIVENPSYLAALQTFGGYEAKFATVESDDQGMRMDDLERVLATCKPKLLYIVANFQNPKGTTLALERRKKLVELAQQHRFLILEDDPYGELRFRGEHLPSLAAFDDQGVVVSLGTFSKTLAPGLRIGWVAGPRDFVRSLTIAKQSTDLHTATLAQRAVARLLRDFDYYAHLDALTPVYGQRANAMLDALKAHMPQGTSWTHPEGGMFLWAQLPPGLSGDTLLPRAIDQKVAFVPGSPFFASDPRSEFIRLNYSNRPPELITEGMKRLGGVISGAL
- a CDS encoding SDR family oxidoreductase, producing MQLKDLKVIVTGGAQGMGAHFAQRLMEAGAQVAVGDVAEDKLAALPAGIHRRKLDVSSEADITSFVAWANEAMGGLNGLINNAGILRDALLVKKDRTTGEVKKLSTADWNAVVGVNLTGATLMVREVVAKMVETDQKPGVVVNMSSIARHGNRGQSNYVSAKAALAANTVTWSREFGPFGVRVGAVAPGMIETPMTQGMNQKARDALVSAIPVGRIGLPEDIWLAVKFILECDYFNGRTIDVDGGLNF
- a CDS encoding TraB/GumN family protein, producing the protein MKRASSLSLSLLLVVLLGAGCASTPAARKYTPVDTGKAFLWEVKGAGGGTAYLVGSIHMGKPGALALPASMDAAFGKAEVLAVEVDTTKTDAAAMGKLVRELGMLPEGQNLTQRLDPATRELLGRAATRLGVEVKGLERLRPWLAGLVLNNLEFEAAGYKQGHGVDRAFLDKAHGTQKQVMELETADGQLRMLAGTPDSLQDLMLRDQLRREQGPGEIVEALTSAWQAGDAEGMAGLLLEGAKDETYRPVYERVFFERNVQMADRMEGLLSEPRVHLVVVGAGHVVGAEGIVALLQKKGHTVRQLPRDAAVE
- a CDS encoding lytic transglycosylase domain-containing protein — its product is MDGRRRLRASAMAVCVACAGLVGGAGSAWAQAPEEGEPGEVLSEEQLEQLLDTPAEQPSGAELSVASFGPEQLAPYFAEGVLARAQSEVRRGRFGKARALLADQEPTLPVRFLRAQSALLGRDYATAAEELAALAVDYVPLKDHCLLWAAQANEKLRKLELAASQYREVSSGSPLYAEARFSLSRVLQRQRDIPGALQALQELIDSRQARGPDALRMKALLAICDLARAQGLYNVEHRALLEVWATSPLSREAQRAKERLKGLPLPLKWKVRRGEALVELHRHGPATELLVGVMSQVDPPDELSCRAHLAFGRALRKERQHRRAIQLLTPVVEKCTSAEYRPQALYVLGYSQSVVDPRSAITTYATLARDYPEHGYADDALFFEAWLLQRTGQLDEALSRYQETAERYPAGNFASEALFRAFWLHTRREAKAEALSALEAVERLPAASRTDEALWRARYWRARVREPVPLTSATALDDYEQLATERPATWYGMLARSRLAMLAPERLGRLSPEPGTGGDAEPADEVWPLPPGPLRHDVRFAAGVELLRLGHPGAAEELLAVNSRGLSEAPARLLYQTMVRTGRKRAARQVARESLRREVQGPLSPESRPVWEATWPLAFRNVIQRYSKASKVDPDLMQGLIREESRFRPTARSSTGALGLAQLMPATAKQVAQALKLGDVGESNLLQPAQNVRLGSAYLGQLLHRFGGNVAYAVAAYNAGPHAVDRWRQALPQAELDEWVEHIAFDETREYVKHVLGSYGAYKLLYTGQPVMLHPTKVEAASRR
- a CDS encoding imm11 family protein; amino-acid sequence: MPRVRYFRLNEDVRAGCWYLGNPQDSQGHEVEDPYVFIILVATKLIRCIDEQASKVQFWDPKHAPRGKEGTYYAVDDMRIDTSKVGNAKVFRTEDWDIALIVSEDIKEALE
- a CDS encoding Lrp/AsnC family transcriptional regulator — protein: MPMDELDFRLVDLLQRDGRATQLELSRAVGLSQPAVAERIRKLEERGVITGYAARVDATKLGKDITAFIGVSIEHPKYFEGFAKKVLALPDVLECHRVAGQDSYLLKVKSANTRTLDSLLVETLRTIAGVTRTQTVIVLSSIKEDTHVRVPPELAKGE